In Drosophila pseudoobscura strain MV-25-SWS-2005 chromosome 4, UCI_Dpse_MV25, whole genome shotgun sequence, the following proteins share a genomic window:
- the LOC4816417 gene encoding cyclin-dependent kinase-like 1 isoform X3, with protein MDKWFGEKRLWLFGNHLPLLPRRPQGSSKMDRYEKLSRLGEGSYGIVYKCRDRETGALVAVKRFVESEDDPAIRKIALREIRLLKNLKHPNLVSLLEVFRRKRRLHLVFEFCELTVLHELERHPQGCPEHLTKQICYQTLLGVAYCHKQGCLHRDIKPENILLTAQGQVKLCDFGFARMLSPGENYTDYVATRWYRAPELLVGDIQYGTPVDVWAIGCLFAELVRGEALWPGRSDVDQLYLIRKTLGDLLPRHIQIFGQNEYFKGITLPVPPTLEPLEDKMPPKSLQNPLTIDFLKKCLDKDPVKRWSCEKLIKHSYFDDYIAKQREQEHINILEAATVRQQQLASQQFMLATAAQQLQTGAGQAAAIAAARDKSKTSNTSLPLLTGTQHHHHPHQDYGKLQPLNKNGNLLHRTEHHLPTI; from the exons ATGGACAAATGGTTTGGAGAGAAACGTCTCTGGCTGTTTGGTAATCATCTTCCACTTCTGCCCAGAAG ACCACAAGGTAGCAGCAAGATGGATCGCTATGAGAAGTTGAGTCGACTGGGCGAGGGATCCTATGGTATTGTCTACAAGTGTCGGGATCGAGAGACGGGCGCCCTAGTGGCGGTCAAGCGATTCGTGGAGTCCGAAGACGATCCGGCAATTCGAAAAATTGCATTGAGAGAGATAAGGCTATTGAAG AACCTTAAGCATCCAAATCTGGTTTCCCTCCTGGAAGTCTTTCGTCGTAAGCGTCGCCTGCACTTGGTCTTTGAGTTCTGTGAACTGACGGTCCTCCACGAGCTCGAACGCCATCCGCAGGGCTGCCCCGAGCATCTAACCAAACAGATCTGTTACCAGACCCTGCTGGGCGTGGCCTATTGCCACAAGCAGGGCTGTCTTCACAGGGACATCAAGCCTGAGAACATTCTGCTGACGGCCCAGGGACAGGTGAAGTTGTGCGACTTTGGCTTTGCCAGAATGTTGAGTCCTGGGGAGAACTACACAGACTATGTGGCCACCCGATGGTATCGAGCGCCGGAGCTCCTCGTGGGCGACATTCAGTATGGCACACCCGTGGACGTGTGGGCCATTGGATGCCTCTTTGCGGAACTGGTGCGAGGGGAGGCTCTGTGGCCGGGGCGCAGCGATGTGGATCAGCTGTATCTGATACGGAAAACCCTGGGGGATCTCCTGCCGCGACACATACAGATCTTCGGGCAGAACGAGTACTTCAAGGGGATAACGCTGCCGGTGCCGCCAACGCTGGAGCCGCTGGAGGATAAAATGCCGCCCAAATCATTGCAGAATCCCCTGACCATTGACTTTCTAAAGAAATGCCTGGACAAGGATCCGGTGAAGCGTTGGTCCTGCGAAAAGTTGATCAAACATTCCTACTTCGACGACTACATAGCCAAGCAGCGAGAACAGGAGCACATCAATATCCTGGAGGCGGCCACGgtgcggcaacagcagctcgCCTCACAGCAGTTCATGCTTGCCACAGCCGCACAGCAGCTACAAACGGGTGCGGGCCAGGCGGCAGCCATTGCAGCGGCTCGTGATAAATCAAAG ACTTCAAACACCTCATTGCCGCTGTTGACCGGCAcccagcatcatcatcatccgcaTCAGGATTACGGGAAGCTGCAGCCCTTGAACAAGAATGGAAATCTCCTCCATCGCACAGAGCATCATCTGCCCACCATATAA
- the LOC4816417 gene encoding cyclin-dependent kinase-like 1 isoform X1, with the protein MFQNYYFQQTFQKSFLYRLIQKLQVCNEEDLNAARQYRPQGSSKMDRYEKLSRLGEGSYGIVYKCRDRETGALVAVKRFVESEDDPAIRKIALREIRLLKNLKHPNLVSLLEVFRRKRRLHLVFEFCELTVLHELERHPQGCPEHLTKQICYQTLLGVAYCHKQGCLHRDIKPENILLTAQGQVKLCDFGFARMLSPGENYTDYVATRWYRAPELLVGDIQYGTPVDVWAIGCLFAELVRGEALWPGRSDVDQLYLIRKTLGDLLPRHIQIFGQNEYFKGITLPVPPTLEPLEDKMPPKSLQNPLTIDFLKKCLDKDPVKRWSCEKLIKHSYFDDYIAKQREQEHINILEAATVRQQQLASQQFMLATAAQQLQTGAGQAAAIAAARDKSKTSNTSLPLLTGTQHHHHPHQDYGKLQPLNKNGNLLHRTEHHLPTI; encoded by the exons ATGTTTCAGAATTATTACTTCCAGCAGACATTCCAAAAATCGTTTCTATACCGCCTCATACAGAAGCTTCAAGTGTGCAATGAGGAGGATCTAAATGCGGCCCGGCAGTACAG ACCACAAGGTAGCAGCAAGATGGATCGCTATGAGAAGTTGAGTCGACTGGGCGAGGGATCCTATGGTATTGTCTACAAGTGTCGGGATCGAGAGACGGGCGCCCTAGTGGCGGTCAAGCGATTCGTGGAGTCCGAAGACGATCCGGCAATTCGAAAAATTGCATTGAGAGAGATAAGGCTATTGAAG AACCTTAAGCATCCAAATCTGGTTTCCCTCCTGGAAGTCTTTCGTCGTAAGCGTCGCCTGCACTTGGTCTTTGAGTTCTGTGAACTGACGGTCCTCCACGAGCTCGAACGCCATCCGCAGGGCTGCCCCGAGCATCTAACCAAACAGATCTGTTACCAGACCCTGCTGGGCGTGGCCTATTGCCACAAGCAGGGCTGTCTTCACAGGGACATCAAGCCTGAGAACATTCTGCTGACGGCCCAGGGACAGGTGAAGTTGTGCGACTTTGGCTTTGCCAGAATGTTGAGTCCTGGGGAGAACTACACAGACTATGTGGCCACCCGATGGTATCGAGCGCCGGAGCTCCTCGTGGGCGACATTCAGTATGGCACACCCGTGGACGTGTGGGCCATTGGATGCCTCTTTGCGGAACTGGTGCGAGGGGAGGCTCTGTGGCCGGGGCGCAGCGATGTGGATCAGCTGTATCTGATACGGAAAACCCTGGGGGATCTCCTGCCGCGACACATACAGATCTTCGGGCAGAACGAGTACTTCAAGGGGATAACGCTGCCGGTGCCGCCAACGCTGGAGCCGCTGGAGGATAAAATGCCGCCCAAATCATTGCAGAATCCCCTGACCATTGACTTTCTAAAGAAATGCCTGGACAAGGATCCGGTGAAGCGTTGGTCCTGCGAAAAGTTGATCAAACATTCCTACTTCGACGACTACATAGCCAAGCAGCGAGAACAGGAGCACATCAATATCCTGGAGGCGGCCACGgtgcggcaacagcagctcgCCTCACAGCAGTTCATGCTTGCCACAGCCGCACAGCAGCTACAAACGGGTGCGGGCCAGGCGGCAGCCATTGCAGCGGCTCGTGATAAATCAAAG ACTTCAAACACCTCATTGCCGCTGTTGACCGGCAcccagcatcatcatcatccgcaTCAGGATTACGGGAAGCTGCAGCCCTTGAACAAGAATGGAAATCTCCTCCATCGCACAGAGCATCATCTGCCCACCATATAA
- the LOC4816417 gene encoding cyclin-dependent kinase-like 1 isoform X5, with amino-acid sequence MKMFEISKLFSLRRPQGSSKMDRYEKLSRLGEGSYGIVYKCRDRETGALVAVKRFVESEDDPAIRKIALREIRLLKNLKHPNLVSLLEVFRRKRRLHLVFEFCELTVLHELERHPQGCPEHLTKQICYQTLLGVAYCHKQGCLHRDIKPENILLTAQGQVKLCDFGFARMLSPGENYTDYVATRWYRAPELLVGDIQYGTPVDVWAIGCLFAELVRGEALWPGRSDVDQLYLIRKTLGDLLPRHIQIFGQNEYFKGITLPVPPTLEPLEDKMPPKSLQNPLTIDFLKKCLDKDPVKRWSCEKLIKHSYFDDYIAKQREQEHINILEAATVRQQQLASQQFMLATAAQQLQTGAGQAAAIAAARDKSKTSNTSLPLLTGTQHHHHPHQDYGKLQPLNKNGNLLHRTEHHLPTI; translated from the exons ATGAAAATGTTTGAGATATCCAAACTGTTTTCTCTGAGGAG ACCACAAGGTAGCAGCAAGATGGATCGCTATGAGAAGTTGAGTCGACTGGGCGAGGGATCCTATGGTATTGTCTACAAGTGTCGGGATCGAGAGACGGGCGCCCTAGTGGCGGTCAAGCGATTCGTGGAGTCCGAAGACGATCCGGCAATTCGAAAAATTGCATTGAGAGAGATAAGGCTATTGAAG AACCTTAAGCATCCAAATCTGGTTTCCCTCCTGGAAGTCTTTCGTCGTAAGCGTCGCCTGCACTTGGTCTTTGAGTTCTGTGAACTGACGGTCCTCCACGAGCTCGAACGCCATCCGCAGGGCTGCCCCGAGCATCTAACCAAACAGATCTGTTACCAGACCCTGCTGGGCGTGGCCTATTGCCACAAGCAGGGCTGTCTTCACAGGGACATCAAGCCTGAGAACATTCTGCTGACGGCCCAGGGACAGGTGAAGTTGTGCGACTTTGGCTTTGCCAGAATGTTGAGTCCTGGGGAGAACTACACAGACTATGTGGCCACCCGATGGTATCGAGCGCCGGAGCTCCTCGTGGGCGACATTCAGTATGGCACACCCGTGGACGTGTGGGCCATTGGATGCCTCTTTGCGGAACTGGTGCGAGGGGAGGCTCTGTGGCCGGGGCGCAGCGATGTGGATCAGCTGTATCTGATACGGAAAACCCTGGGGGATCTCCTGCCGCGACACATACAGATCTTCGGGCAGAACGAGTACTTCAAGGGGATAACGCTGCCGGTGCCGCCAACGCTGGAGCCGCTGGAGGATAAAATGCCGCCCAAATCATTGCAGAATCCCCTGACCATTGACTTTCTAAAGAAATGCCTGGACAAGGATCCGGTGAAGCGTTGGTCCTGCGAAAAGTTGATCAAACATTCCTACTTCGACGACTACATAGCCAAGCAGCGAGAACAGGAGCACATCAATATCCTGGAGGCGGCCACGgtgcggcaacagcagctcgCCTCACAGCAGTTCATGCTTGCCACAGCCGCACAGCAGCTACAAACGGGTGCGGGCCAGGCGGCAGCCATTGCAGCGGCTCGTGATAAATCAAAG ACTTCAAACACCTCATTGCCGCTGTTGACCGGCAcccagcatcatcatcatccgcaTCAGGATTACGGGAAGCTGCAGCCCTTGAACAAGAATGGAAATCTCCTCCATCGCACAGAGCATCATCTGCCCACCATATAA
- the LOC4816417 gene encoding cyclin-dependent kinase-like 1 isoform X6 — MWQIRQILARWVPRPQGSSKMDRYEKLSRLGEGSYGIVYKCRDRETGALVAVKRFVESEDDPAIRKIALREIRLLKNLKHPNLVSLLEVFRRKRRLHLVFEFCELTVLHELERHPQGCPEHLTKQICYQTLLGVAYCHKQGCLHRDIKPENILLTAQGQVKLCDFGFARMLSPGENYTDYVATRWYRAPELLVGDIQYGTPVDVWAIGCLFAELVRGEALWPGRSDVDQLYLIRKTLGDLLPRHIQIFGQNEYFKGITLPVPPTLEPLEDKMPPKSLQNPLTIDFLKKCLDKDPVKRWSCEKLIKHSYFDDYIAKQREQEHINILEAATVRQQQLASQQFMLATAAQQLQTGAGQAAAIAAARDKSKTSNTSLPLLTGTQHHHHPHQDYGKLQPLNKNGNLLHRTEHHLPTI, encoded by the exons ATG TGGCAAATTCGTCAGATATTAGCCAGATGGGTTCCTAG ACCACAAGGTAGCAGCAAGATGGATCGCTATGAGAAGTTGAGTCGACTGGGCGAGGGATCCTATGGTATTGTCTACAAGTGTCGGGATCGAGAGACGGGCGCCCTAGTGGCGGTCAAGCGATTCGTGGAGTCCGAAGACGATCCGGCAATTCGAAAAATTGCATTGAGAGAGATAAGGCTATTGAAG AACCTTAAGCATCCAAATCTGGTTTCCCTCCTGGAAGTCTTTCGTCGTAAGCGTCGCCTGCACTTGGTCTTTGAGTTCTGTGAACTGACGGTCCTCCACGAGCTCGAACGCCATCCGCAGGGCTGCCCCGAGCATCTAACCAAACAGATCTGTTACCAGACCCTGCTGGGCGTGGCCTATTGCCACAAGCAGGGCTGTCTTCACAGGGACATCAAGCCTGAGAACATTCTGCTGACGGCCCAGGGACAGGTGAAGTTGTGCGACTTTGGCTTTGCCAGAATGTTGAGTCCTGGGGAGAACTACACAGACTATGTGGCCACCCGATGGTATCGAGCGCCGGAGCTCCTCGTGGGCGACATTCAGTATGGCACACCCGTGGACGTGTGGGCCATTGGATGCCTCTTTGCGGAACTGGTGCGAGGGGAGGCTCTGTGGCCGGGGCGCAGCGATGTGGATCAGCTGTATCTGATACGGAAAACCCTGGGGGATCTCCTGCCGCGACACATACAGATCTTCGGGCAGAACGAGTACTTCAAGGGGATAACGCTGCCGGTGCCGCCAACGCTGGAGCCGCTGGAGGATAAAATGCCGCCCAAATCATTGCAGAATCCCCTGACCATTGACTTTCTAAAGAAATGCCTGGACAAGGATCCGGTGAAGCGTTGGTCCTGCGAAAAGTTGATCAAACATTCCTACTTCGACGACTACATAGCCAAGCAGCGAGAACAGGAGCACATCAATATCCTGGAGGCGGCCACGgtgcggcaacagcagctcgCCTCACAGCAGTTCATGCTTGCCACAGCCGCACAGCAGCTACAAACGGGTGCGGGCCAGGCGGCAGCCATTGCAGCGGCTCGTGATAAATCAAAG ACTTCAAACACCTCATTGCCGCTGTTGACCGGCAcccagcatcatcatcatccgcaTCAGGATTACGGGAAGCTGCAGCCCTTGAACAAGAATGGAAATCTCCTCCATCGCACAGAGCATCATCTGCCCACCATATAA
- the LOC4816417 gene encoding cyclin-dependent kinase-like 1 isoform X2 encodes MCSCLRYQTAKFLDILCAQCKAMRRANIKRGQCLSLRPQGSSKMDRYEKLSRLGEGSYGIVYKCRDRETGALVAVKRFVESEDDPAIRKIALREIRLLKNLKHPNLVSLLEVFRRKRRLHLVFEFCELTVLHELERHPQGCPEHLTKQICYQTLLGVAYCHKQGCLHRDIKPENILLTAQGQVKLCDFGFARMLSPGENYTDYVATRWYRAPELLVGDIQYGTPVDVWAIGCLFAELVRGEALWPGRSDVDQLYLIRKTLGDLLPRHIQIFGQNEYFKGITLPVPPTLEPLEDKMPPKSLQNPLTIDFLKKCLDKDPVKRWSCEKLIKHSYFDDYIAKQREQEHINILEAATVRQQQLASQQFMLATAAQQLQTGAGQAAAIAAARDKSKTSNTSLPLLTGTQHHHHPHQDYGKLQPLNKNGNLLHRTEHHLPTI; translated from the exons ATGTGTTCGTGTCTGAGGTATCAAACAGCAAAATTTCTAGACATTTTATGTGCCCAATGCAAAGCAATGCGACGTGCAAACATCAAACGTGGTCAATGTTTGAGTCTAAG ACCACAAGGTAGCAGCAAGATGGATCGCTATGAGAAGTTGAGTCGACTGGGCGAGGGATCCTATGGTATTGTCTACAAGTGTCGGGATCGAGAGACGGGCGCCCTAGTGGCGGTCAAGCGATTCGTGGAGTCCGAAGACGATCCGGCAATTCGAAAAATTGCATTGAGAGAGATAAGGCTATTGAAG AACCTTAAGCATCCAAATCTGGTTTCCCTCCTGGAAGTCTTTCGTCGTAAGCGTCGCCTGCACTTGGTCTTTGAGTTCTGTGAACTGACGGTCCTCCACGAGCTCGAACGCCATCCGCAGGGCTGCCCCGAGCATCTAACCAAACAGATCTGTTACCAGACCCTGCTGGGCGTGGCCTATTGCCACAAGCAGGGCTGTCTTCACAGGGACATCAAGCCTGAGAACATTCTGCTGACGGCCCAGGGACAGGTGAAGTTGTGCGACTTTGGCTTTGCCAGAATGTTGAGTCCTGGGGAGAACTACACAGACTATGTGGCCACCCGATGGTATCGAGCGCCGGAGCTCCTCGTGGGCGACATTCAGTATGGCACACCCGTGGACGTGTGGGCCATTGGATGCCTCTTTGCGGAACTGGTGCGAGGGGAGGCTCTGTGGCCGGGGCGCAGCGATGTGGATCAGCTGTATCTGATACGGAAAACCCTGGGGGATCTCCTGCCGCGACACATACAGATCTTCGGGCAGAACGAGTACTTCAAGGGGATAACGCTGCCGGTGCCGCCAACGCTGGAGCCGCTGGAGGATAAAATGCCGCCCAAATCATTGCAGAATCCCCTGACCATTGACTTTCTAAAGAAATGCCTGGACAAGGATCCGGTGAAGCGTTGGTCCTGCGAAAAGTTGATCAAACATTCCTACTTCGACGACTACATAGCCAAGCAGCGAGAACAGGAGCACATCAATATCCTGGAGGCGGCCACGgtgcggcaacagcagctcgCCTCACAGCAGTTCATGCTTGCCACAGCCGCACAGCAGCTACAAACGGGTGCGGGCCAGGCGGCAGCCATTGCAGCGGCTCGTGATAAATCAAAG ACTTCAAACACCTCATTGCCGCTGTTGACCGGCAcccagcatcatcatcatccgcaTCAGGATTACGGGAAGCTGCAGCCCTTGAACAAGAATGGAAATCTCCTCCATCGCACAGAGCATCATCTGCCCACCATATAA
- the LOC4816417 gene encoding cyclin-dependent kinase-like 1 isoform X4, giving the protein MRRANIKRGQCLSLRPQGSSKMDRYEKLSRLGEGSYGIVYKCRDRETGALVAVKRFVESEDDPAIRKIALREIRLLKNLKHPNLVSLLEVFRRKRRLHLVFEFCELTVLHELERHPQGCPEHLTKQICYQTLLGVAYCHKQGCLHRDIKPENILLTAQGQVKLCDFGFARMLSPGENYTDYVATRWYRAPELLVGDIQYGTPVDVWAIGCLFAELVRGEALWPGRSDVDQLYLIRKTLGDLLPRHIQIFGQNEYFKGITLPVPPTLEPLEDKMPPKSLQNPLTIDFLKKCLDKDPVKRWSCEKLIKHSYFDDYIAKQREQEHINILEAATVRQQQLASQQFMLATAAQQLQTGAGQAAAIAAARDKSKTSNTSLPLLTGTQHHHHPHQDYGKLQPLNKNGNLLHRTEHHLPTI; this is encoded by the exons ATGCGACGTGCAAACATCAAACGTGGTCAATGTTTGAGTCTAAG ACCACAAGGTAGCAGCAAGATGGATCGCTATGAGAAGTTGAGTCGACTGGGCGAGGGATCCTATGGTATTGTCTACAAGTGTCGGGATCGAGAGACGGGCGCCCTAGTGGCGGTCAAGCGATTCGTGGAGTCCGAAGACGATCCGGCAATTCGAAAAATTGCATTGAGAGAGATAAGGCTATTGAAG AACCTTAAGCATCCAAATCTGGTTTCCCTCCTGGAAGTCTTTCGTCGTAAGCGTCGCCTGCACTTGGTCTTTGAGTTCTGTGAACTGACGGTCCTCCACGAGCTCGAACGCCATCCGCAGGGCTGCCCCGAGCATCTAACCAAACAGATCTGTTACCAGACCCTGCTGGGCGTGGCCTATTGCCACAAGCAGGGCTGTCTTCACAGGGACATCAAGCCTGAGAACATTCTGCTGACGGCCCAGGGACAGGTGAAGTTGTGCGACTTTGGCTTTGCCAGAATGTTGAGTCCTGGGGAGAACTACACAGACTATGTGGCCACCCGATGGTATCGAGCGCCGGAGCTCCTCGTGGGCGACATTCAGTATGGCACACCCGTGGACGTGTGGGCCATTGGATGCCTCTTTGCGGAACTGGTGCGAGGGGAGGCTCTGTGGCCGGGGCGCAGCGATGTGGATCAGCTGTATCTGATACGGAAAACCCTGGGGGATCTCCTGCCGCGACACATACAGATCTTCGGGCAGAACGAGTACTTCAAGGGGATAACGCTGCCGGTGCCGCCAACGCTGGAGCCGCTGGAGGATAAAATGCCGCCCAAATCATTGCAGAATCCCCTGACCATTGACTTTCTAAAGAAATGCCTGGACAAGGATCCGGTGAAGCGTTGGTCCTGCGAAAAGTTGATCAAACATTCCTACTTCGACGACTACATAGCCAAGCAGCGAGAACAGGAGCACATCAATATCCTGGAGGCGGCCACGgtgcggcaacagcagctcgCCTCACAGCAGTTCATGCTTGCCACAGCCGCACAGCAGCTACAAACGGGTGCGGGCCAGGCGGCAGCCATTGCAGCGGCTCGTGATAAATCAAAG ACTTCAAACACCTCATTGCCGCTGTTGACCGGCAcccagcatcatcatcatccgcaTCAGGATTACGGGAAGCTGCAGCCCTTGAACAAGAATGGAAATCTCCTCCATCGCACAGAGCATCATCTGCCCACCATATAA
- the LOC4816757 gene encoding uncharacterized protein has protein sequence MLFMESYMCYCSVRLGVIIVAILTIIRCMALSIVLFLMGVKCFDPLIDLFEHDSDYKDRKSIRKLINWIENSPENCLVSLQVLLYAHTAAAILSIWGSLKLQKWLVLPLAFFELMYFLQFTIQHIILMIMLKKQINLGLLIILTLIGSFYILFVGYNAITCVAMFQVISLVRSPCYRELYGDDPFHPLATKSHPHKDSSVQQLRVLKMDNDNDMDIDEQKRLSKLGLWPRRYPQVVSVIPVQAPYPALKWWQLQAMDTGQDKLQLDSSAVYRNWQQGELLNGVGGEVQRKNALNRRYAESQMHRWY, from the exons ATGTTATTTATGGAATCCTATATGTGCTATTGCTCAGTGCGATTGGGTGTCATCATTGTGGCTATTCTAACGATT ATCCGCTGCATGGCCTTGAGCATTGTACTGTTTCTGATGGGTGTGAAATGTTTTGACCCTTTAATCGATTTATTTGAACACGATTCGGACTACAAGGATCGAAAGTCAATTCGAAAATTAATCAATTGGATAGAAAATT CTCCTGAAAATTGCCTAGTTTCATTGCAGGTGTTGCTTTATGCACATACTGCGGCTGCCATTTTGAGTATTTGGGGTTCCTTAAAG TTACAAAAATGGCTGGTGCTTCCCTTGGCCTTTTTTGAGCTAATGTACTTTCTTCAGTTTACCATTCAGCACATTATTCTAATGATAATgctgaaaaaacaaatcaatttgggTTTGCTGATTATACTTACCCTTATAGGTAGTTTCTATATAC TTTTTGTGGGCTACAACGCCATCACCTGTGTGGCCATGTTCCAAGTCATTTCCCTGGTGCGCAGCCCCTGCTATCGAGAGCTCTATGGCGATGACCCCTTCCATCCGCTTGCCACGAAGTCCCATCCCCACAAGGACTCGTCGGTGCAACAGCTCAGGGTGCTCAAAatggacaacgacaacgacatgGACATTGATGAGCAGAAGCGTTTGTCCAAGCTGGGCCTGTGGCCGCGTCGGTATCCACAGGTGGTATCCGTAATTCCTGTGCAGGCGCCATATCCCGCGCTCAAATGGTGGCAACTCCAGGCCATGGACACCGGACAGGATAAGCTGCAGCTGGACTCGTCGGCCGTCTATCGCAACTGGCAGCAGGGGGAGCTCCTGAACGGCGTGGGCGGCGAGGTGCAGCGAAAGAATGCGCTGAATCGTCGCTATGCCGAAAGTCAAATGCATCGATGGTACTAG
- the LOC6902584 gene encoding uncharacterized protein: MVLMTTYFFCASVRLGILVICFFAMCKSIIIMYVIFDNGTAFMFSVIRIFENDVNYRTSFIVKESINWVEKYPREIMMVTQLYSFCHILSCILGAFGAYRLKKYHVMPLCIFEFLYTVQIVGISVISLRIARHIVPLGTLILLTLTLTFYAMLVAYDTLALIAFIQIMVLVNSEKYQRLYGTDPLNPILYKEEIPQKSTVENPLQQPPIIIYVMPKVGQKLWHLQPQKWWQDMEGSSIDTNIDSSEIFQRQELLSNVLLRNAVNGERFLYKDKELVTSSTFHRLGRHI; encoded by the exons ATGGTCCTCATGACGACCTATTTCTTTTGCGCTTCAGTGCGTTTGGGTATCCTCGTTATATGCTTTTTTGCCATG TGCAAAAGCATCATCATTATGTATGTGATCTTTGACAATGGCACAGCTTTCATGTTTTCGGTGATTCGTATATTTGAAAATGATGTAAATTATCGAACGAGTTTTATTGTTAAAGAATCCATCAATTGGGTGGAGAAAT ATCCCAGGGAAATAATGATGGTTACCCAACTCTACAGCTTTTGTCATATTCTATCTTGTATTCTTGGAGCCTTTGGTGCTTATAGG CTCAAGAAATACCATGTTATGCCTTTGTGTATCTTCGAGTTCCTGTACACCGTTCAAATAGTTGGGATATCGGTGATTTCCCTTCGAATTGCACGACATATAGTGCCCTTAGGGACCCTGATATTGCTAACACTGACTCTCACATTCTATGCAA TGCTTGTGGCCTATGACACCTTGGCATTGATTGCCTTTATACAGATTATGGTTCTGGTGAATAGCGAAAAATATCAACGTCTTTATGGCACGGATCCCCTCAATCCCATTCTATATAAAGAGGAAATACCTCAAAAATCCACAGTTGAAAATccactgcagcagccaccaaTTATAATCTATGTAATGCCCAAAGTTGGTCAAAAATTGTGGCACTTGCAACCACAGAAATGGTGGCAGGATATGGAAGGTTCTTCAATCGATACGAATATAGATTCTTCGGAGATTTTTCAAAGGCAGGAGCTCTTGTCGAATGTTTTGCTGCGAAATGCTGTCAATGGTGAACGATTTTTGTACAAAGATAAAGAACTAGTGACTTCCAGCACTTTTCATCGGCTTGGTAGACATATTTAA
- the LOC26533252 gene encoding beta-1,4-glucuronyltransferase 1-like: protein MSPYFAKILLILTLGLIGYFLKLLFQSIQTDFEQGSSSTKPNPGNVRQHGDYWVWHNYILAGENLVANESVTLATHATYVDLQLLPTLLIRWKAPISLTIYANDDDLDKTIKGLAYINTCLHLSVLMRRFVSIHLVWHQDHMPLNFRRGSMGVTAEPLMCNKPPIYLNATQELTYWYRKKLQYPMNLMRNVARLNVLTYYVLSMDIQLLPTYDFPVKFLKFMLIHDVWRYADISQPYTTVFCLLTFPHVLEAPLAQNKFQLIMILRDFNIISPVYDNIDVQMKWLSTQTAGEELYIFSRSKKMDACVAYVSINELEPLYDEGNKMESIYEHGANLKGQVMIDLDYTFIILDGAFLIRRTFDSWQNLKPKDHISVSQTIFSRMWHIWHLFYSRVINLVPKDFAQVWYTRSRTSRYFLIFKFRMD from the exons ATGTCTCCGTATTTTGCAAAAATCCTTTTGATACTCACTTTAGGCCTCATTGGCTACTTCTTGAAGCTGTTGTTCCAAAGTATTCAAACCGATTTCGAGCAAGGCAGCTCTTCCACGAAGCCCAATCCCGGGAATGTGCGACAGCATGGGGACTACTGGGTGTGGCATAATTATATACTGGCGGGCGAAAATTTGGTTGCCAATGAAAGTGTTACTCTTGCCACTCATGCCACCTATGTGGATCTGCAGCTGTTGCCAACGTTGCTGATCAG GTGGAAGGCGCCCATTAGCCTCACGATCTACGCCAACGACGACGATCTGGATAAGACCATCAAGGGCTTGGCCTACATCAATACCTGCCTGCACTTGAGTGTCCTGATGCGTCGCTTTGTCAGCATACATTTGGTGTGGCACCAGGATCACATGCCTCTGAATTTTCGGCGTGGCAGCATGGGGGTCACAGCGGAACCTCTTATGTGTAATAAGCCACCGATTTATCTAAATGCGACTCAGGAGCTTACCTATTGGTATCGAAAGAAGCTTCAATATCCCATGAATCTTATGCGGAATGTGGCCCGTCTCAATGTCCTAACGTATTATGTTTTATCAATGGATATTCAACTGCTACCGACATATGATTTTCCTGTAAAGTTTTTGAAATTCATGTTAATTCATGATGTCTGGCGCTATGCAGACATATCACAGCCCTACACCAC GGTCTTCTGTTTGCTGACATTCCCTCATGTGTTGGAGGCGCCTTTGGCGCagaataaatttcaattgattaTGATTTTAAGGGATTTCAATATTATCAGTCCCGTATACGATAATATCGATGTGCAGATGAAATGGTTGAGCACTCAGACTGCCGGAGAAGAGCTCTACATCTTTAGTCGTTCGAAAAAAATGGACGCGTGCGTGGCCTATGTGAGCATCAATGAATTGGAACCCTTATACGATGAGGGCAATAAAATGGAATCCATTTATGAACATGGCGCTAATTTAAAG GGCCAGGTAATGATTGACTTGGATTACACTTTCATTATCCTGGATGGTGCCTTTCTCATACGGCGCACTTTTGACAGCTGGCAGAACTTGAAGCCCAAGGATCATATAAGTGTAAGCCAAACCATATTCTCGAGAATGTGGCATATCTGGCATTTGTTCTACAGCCGAGTGATAAA TTTAGTTCCCAAGGATTTTGCACAGGTCTGGTACACTCGATCGCGTACCTCGCGCTATTTTCTGATATTCAAATTTCGAATGGATTAA